The sequence AATACAATTAGCTGTGTCAGGGACTCTGTACTTTTCCAATGCTTATGTCATTTGTTTGGTTTTAAGAGAGGTGGTGAAATTGAAATGGAGTGATGGAATTTTAGCCGCATAAGGGCCATCTGTATTGTCACACTCACTTTTTGAGTCCTAATAAATCAGGGTATTTTTAGACTTTGAGCAAGAGGGGTGAGCAACAAGATTGAGTGTTGAAGCCTGTAAACAAGTTTGTCTCCTCATAGGTGAGAGTTCAGAACTAACAGTGCTAAATGTTTATTACAGAGGGTGCAGTCAACACTTGTATTTGTATTGATTAACAGCAAATTGACAATGGTTTGTCAATTAATACTATTTGTTCCGTGAGGAAAACATGTTCTACCCTACAATCTGTTTTACCATGTTGTAAAACCTCACCTTTTGTACTTCTCACCTTTGGTACTGAATGTAGCTAAAATATATTAGGCCTACCATATTCTCCTTCAGCAGAATTTTCACATTGCAGAGAAGGAGCTCTTCTTTACTAGGAATTTACAGAAGGTTTGATCCTGATGTTTCTCCCCATCTGCCACAACGAACAGAAGAGCCATACTGTAGGCATCACAGTTTGACCTTCAAATAGCCTGAAAACCTCATGCTGTGGCTGAGTTGCAGGTGTCAGAATAACAGTCTTCCTCTGTGAAgctaactacagttgaagtcagaagtttacatacacttaggttggtgtaacggtgttcctcctccccttcatacgaagaggaggagtagtgattcgaccaaaatgcagcgggttttgaatacataatgatttactaaatcaatcgacgagacacgaaaacaaacactgggaaggattacaaaataacaaaaaacgaatgtagactgacctacaccatgagtacttacataaaacacgaagcacgtaggaacagactataacaaacgaacgaacactacagtcccgtgtggtacgcagacacggaagacaatcacccacaaacaaacagtgagaacaacctaccttaatatgactctcaattagaggaaaacgcaaaacacctgcctctaattaagagccataccaggcaacccaaaaccaacatagaaacagcaaacatagactgcccacccaaaactcacgccctgaccatcacacacatacaaaacaacagaaaacaggtcaggaacgtgacagttggagtcattaaaacttgtttttcaaccactccacaagtgtcttgttaacaaactatagttttggtaagtcggttaggacatctactttgtgcatgacacaagtcatttttccagcaattgtttacagacagattatttcacttaaaattcactgtatcacaattctagtgggtcagaagtttacatacactaagttgactgtgcctttaaacagcttggaaaattccagaaaattatgtcatggctttagaagcttctgataggcttattgacatcatttgagtcaataggaggtctacctgtggatgtatttcaaggtctatcttcaaactcagtgcctctttgcttgacatcatgggaaaatcaaaagaaatcagccaagacctcattaaaaaaattgtagacctcaacaagtctgattcatccttgggagcaatttccaaacgcctgaaggtaccacgttcatctgcacaaacaatagtacgcaagtataaacaccatgggaccacgcagccgtcataccactcaggaaggagacgcgttctgtctcctagagatgaacgtacattagtgcgaaaagtgcaaatcaatcccagaacaacagcaaaggaccatgtgaagatgctggaggaaacaggtacaaaagtatctatgtccacagtaaaacgagtcctatatcgacataacatgaaaggccgctcagcaaggaagaagccactgctccaaaaccgccataaaaaagccagactacggttttcaactgcacatggggacaaagatcgtactttttggagaaatgtcctctggtctgatgaaataaaaacaactgtttggccataatgaccatcgttatgtttgaagggaaaagggggacgcttgcaagctgaagaacaccatcccaaccgtgaagcacggggtggcagcatcatgttgtggggggtgctttgctgcaggagggactggtgcacttcacaaaatagatggtatcattagggaggaaaatgatgtggacatattgaagcaaaatttcaagacatcagtcaggaagttaaagcttggttgcaaatgggtcttccaaatggacaatgaccccaagcatacttccaaagttgtggaaaaatgacttaaggacaacaaagtcaaggtattggagtggccatcacaaagccctgacctcaatcctatagaaaatttgtgggcagaactgaaaaagcatgtgtgaacaaggaggcctacaaacctgactcagttacaccagctctgtcaggaggaatggaccaaaattcacccaacttattgtgggaagcttgtggaaggccacgcaaaacgtttgacccaagttaaacaatttaaaggcaatgctaccaaatactaattgagtgtatgtaaacttctgacccactgggaatgtaatgaacgaattgaaagctgaaataaatcattctctctactattattctgacatttcacattcttaaaatgaagtggtgatgctAACTAACCtaaacagggatttttttacttggattaaatgtcaggaattgtgaaaaactgagtttaaatgtatttggctaaggtgtatgtaaacttccgacttcaactgtatgaagaGATGTATTATTACAGCCATGGTCAATAGCCTAACAGATTATGAGcatgtagtacagtagtagtagcctACTCTCCCCAACACGATATACTGTACTCCTCTGAAATGTAGTCCTGCATTGAATAACTGGGTCTCACGCTGAGTAGCCCTTTAGAAAGGCCATATTCGACAGTGAATGTGTTGTATCTCATTGCTTGATGTATGGACAACGGGAATGAATGTTCCACGGGTGTCCTCGGAAGCACCATTCGAGTAATAAGCATAAACGTAATTCGTAGAAATGTGAATGGACCACTCTGACTGTTTGACGTCGGAGAGGTTTGTGGCAGCGGCTGACGTCTGTAGTACTAATCCGAAAAGAGGCGTGTCCTCGGGTTTGTAAAACGATGGAGAGGCAGTGGTCATTTACTTCTCAAACAGCCCGGTGGTTGATATACTGCACGAGGGAAATTGTTTTGATTTGCGTATACTGAAGGTCTTCGAATTCTGAAATATATAGGGGAGAAAATAAGACATTGCTCAGTCTGTTTTCATTGCGAAACTATTTAATTCATGTAGTGTTTATGTGTTTTTTCATGATATCAGGAGTGCCAGTCTGGTATGTATCGCTTGTAAATCGAGTGTAGATGAGATGAATGGCTCGGTTTTTTCATGACAACCGCAAAAAGGAAACGAATAAGCTCGAGCAAAAATACTAATATATTCGTAACGTAGGCTACCCTTTCATACAAAGGTCCTGCGACATATAATATCAGGAGATCGAGCGCAACTCCCGGTGAATCAAGAGCGCACCGGCTCTATCTGCCTGATACCGGCAGAGCATCAGAACACACCGGTAGCCGACTATATCAGACAGTCATCATGCCCAGCATGAGACAGTCATACACGGTGACCGTTCCCGAAGAACCCCCGGCCTCGGTTTTCCCGTTCTTGAAGCAAGAGATGCGGCGGAAAAGCTCGAGCATGTCTGGCTCGGTGCTGGTGTCAACCTTTGTAGGACTTCTCATTAATCAAgccaaggtaaaaaaaaaaaaaaaaaaaagaggataTATTGACACCAAGATAATCTATCGAATGTTTGTCTGCGTATTAGTTACAGTAATATATGTGTTGTTAATCAATAAGGAGGATTGATGTTGCGTTTCCTGGATGACAATCACTAGGGGTTCTTCTACACGGCATTGACAGCGATATAACATTGCAGCCACTCTAGCAGTAGCCTAAACCCCGCTAAACCTCTGTGGAGGATCAGTATTCTGGCAGGTCATTAGACTAGTTATATAATCTCAAATTAATCTCACTCCATAGCAGGCCTTTGATAAATTATATTACATAGCCTAGGCctgtatcaaaatatatttagaatGGGGTTTTGTATTCTTTTTTATTATGCAACATCTGTAATATCATATGGGACAATATGTCCCACCCTCTCGCTATTTTTATTCATAATTCCATGTCCTTAGAGAGAAACAAATCAAGGTAAAATTGTTGTTCATGGGTTCTATTTTCAGACTGATGTTGAAATCATCTGACATGAGCTAATGGTGTTTACGGCTCTAGCAGTGACTGGATAACTCGTTGGTCAACAGTCATCCACTATAGTCTAATGATTAACGATTTTATTACAACCTTCAACGTTGACACTTCATTGATCATCTTCAATAATCCGGGTTCATCCTAGAGAGAGTGTATTGTATTGAACGTTTCAATGAAACAAACTCAATAGAAGGAGCGGAGCGGCATGACTGAAAGCACCTGGCTACTCTATCTTTGGCTCCCAGGCTTCGCTCTCATGAGGTGAAAGCCTGTGGCAGACGCTGGTATTTGGCTATCACAAtgaagagtggggggggggggttctcgcTTGTCCCTCAAATGTTTTATCTATGGCTCATATTAGGTCTTGTGAGGCTTTTGTATAACCTGTTTTGGGAACGTGTTGCTATTGTTTCAGTGCATTATCTTGGTCTTGAATAGTCTGACAGACAGTGGATGTAAATATCAATTGATTAAGCTGGTCCATGACTGGTCCATCCATGACTCATCCATGACTGGTCAGTCACTTTGGTgggttgctgttgttgttgtcccCCAACAGGGGCCAGGCACAGGAAGGTCAGAACATGCTGTTCTCCGTCTCCAGCAGCTCTcactcaacacaacacaacactgctgCCAGCTAATGATTATAGCGCATTCCATGGAGCAAGGTGGAACCGTGTCAGGCAGGCCCAGGCCTACTCAACCCATTCAGGGCTCAACTTGTACCTGGCTGTTTCATCATGAGATAGTTTAGCTCAGTATCAATGTCAGTGACAGTGACTGCTAAGAGCCAAGGAACCCAAAACAGCTAAACAACAGATAACATTTAAATCAAATGTCTCGGATTGATAGTGTGGTGGCAGTAATCATGTTATGTGTAAATACATTGAGAATGCAAGGCAATTCATTAATCAGTCTCTGTGTTATGTGAAAACTAGGCCAAATTTGTATCTGTAAATGGAATGACAGTAGACTAGAGATTggactactgtagctacagtttGAACCAAACACTGCCTATTACCGAATGGCCTCCATCATGGATTGGAGTAATGGATGTGCCTGGGCATGTTTTAACGCTCCACATAGCCTGGTCCTAGAAGTGTTCTTGCATGacaataggagttggcaagacagcatgGGACCTGCACGGCTAGCATTCAGACAGAGAGTACAATATTGGTCCATTTGCACAGATATTCTTCATTTTTTGCTGTCACACAACACAGGTTGGGTGCAGCACAGGGGCAGTATACAGGGATATTGAAGCCGGTAACGTTGCCTGTTCTGCAAATTTCACCGCAGGCAGCTTGAGGGTTTGAACCGGCAACCTTCTGATCACAAGGTGATTAGTGCACTGCTATGATGATTAACAGCAGTGGGCTTCTTGCATTTGCCGGGGCTTGTCACACCACTGTGAAGACTAGAGTTATATAACTAAGTTTATCATCAAAGGTTAATGAATAAGACATTTTCATAATGGGTGACACTGATTCATCTGTTGCTAGTCCAAAGAAGAACACTGGTCGGTCAGTCAGTTAATCAGTAAGTCACACTAAAGCCCTTGCCAGATGTTGTGAGTGTGACCAAGTGCGTTTGTCATATTGTCCTCTAGCTTGTTCATGTAAAAATAGCGTTCCCTGGGAGAGAGGCTGTCAGTATGACTTCTGCAGTGACAGTCACACCGCTCTGACAGCAGCCAGCCAATGAGAACGCGGCAGCAAGTTCTGAAGGAAAGGTGCTATTTTGGGCTCTGATGATATTACTCAGCAAAGTACGGCACATGGTGGCGTCATGGGGCTCATTCCGGGAAAACTGTTCTGGAGGTGAAAAGCGGTGTGAGTTTGTTATGAGCATTATCCAGTATGATCCTTGCCTTGCAGCGACCTAATAATCTGCCCGTCCTCCTGGAGTGTAGCCTACACTCGCACACTACTTGCCACCAATGTAAAAACATTGGATTTGTGTAGGCTACAAAAGGAATCATACCAGTCAATTCCTTTcaaatgaagggaagtgaacaagtgaaTACTAGGGGGAAATGAGATTATTGTCTCGGACAGTAGGAACCAACCCACTACAAGGAACTGACTGTATACCAATAACTGACAACAGGGAATGTTTTGTTCATGTGGTCGCGGACTAATAAATCACTTTATTTTACGTTGGAATTGAGAAAGAAGGATTTAGATAATCCTGAGTTAATTAAACTGTTGGATGGGTTTTTCTATTCTGTCGGGAAAGGGGGACAGATGGCGTGGGGTTATTTATGTAATAGTAAAATGCTACAGCCCGTCCCAAGTTTGTGTTCTCATAACTGGAACAAACTGTCTGGTTGAACTCCCAGACACCAGGAGCACatgggtgtgtgtctgtttttcacTGTGTGTCCCGTGGTGGTTGGTCACTCCTGCGGTCATGGGGAGAGACTAGGGAGGGAGGCTATATGAGCCAGAACAGAACATGCAGGTGAGAGTTACTGGAGAGCTTAAGTCAGGGTCACTTCAGTGTTATATTGAGTTCCGCTGGATTGGGTTTCCTCTCCTGTTCCCCAGCAGCGCTGTGCTCTACATCAACCCATAAAAACATAATTGTGTCAGGTTTTTGGCCTGTCTGACTCTGCGTGAACTGTACTCTACCTATCCCAGTCTCCCTTCCTCCTGGTCTAAATGTGGGGACTGTATCATTGTGATGGGGCCTTGTGTTCACTTATGTTCAAAGTAATAGGCATAAATAATTGATTGTAGCATTTCTACAGAGGCCTCAAAGCACAACACATTGCATTCCATATTAAAGAGATATGTACTTCATGTAAAGTTTTGTCCACAGTCGTATTGGTGCTTTGGTAATTATTTCCATTACTACTCAATTATAAAACGACAGAACTTATATAATTAAACTGCAGTGACGTCAGTCATGTTCTTTTCTACAAAGCCCTTATTCTACATTTGTAGACCGTTATCCACTTTAAAGCCTTTAGGCTATTGCTAAGCCAAGATGTTTCAGTTGTGTAGGAAACGCTGCACATCTGAGGTGGTGCGTACGGCGTGATTCCCTCTGAATTGAAACAGGACCAGGCTAATGTTCGACAAAGAATATGTCCATCTGTCCACGAACGCCCCTCGTTTTCTGAGCATGGCCCCCCGTGTGTGTCGCACACGTCCTTCCACCGTAGGCCCATGTAGAGATCCCATTCTCTCACGTGCTTTTGTCGTAAATGTTTTCCTTGTCGTGTTCTTCTCCTCCCCAGAACTCCAAGAGTGCCCAGGGCCTGGTGGGCCTACGGAACCTGGGAAATACCGTAAGTAATGGCCtgggtacgcacacacacactcatacatgtgtacacacacacacatatttctaCTATATTTAGGCCTCTATTCATGTGTGTTGTGTAATAAACGTGGAATATTGTCAGTGTACCGAAAAATAGTGTAATCCACATGTCCTATCCTCTGCCATCGGCttaagggctgtgttttgatATCACGAACACTTTCCCTTAGCTAGTCTATTTCCATTTGCTGAGATTATTTGCCATGCCATCTCATGGCTCTACAaacaggaggaggggaggggacaggggagGGGGCATTTGCCAGGCAACAGCGAGAAGGATGGGTCCCGAAATAAACTGTCTACTTGCACAGTAACCTTATCAGAGTGCTTCTGCTGCACTCTGTACCGGCTGGGGGACTtgactgtctctcgctctctctatccctgctACCTTTCATTCACTCAGCCCGCTGTTCCTCGTTTTCCCCATGCTAGCATGTGTAACATGTGATGTTAattgttcattttttatttaactaggcaagtcagttaagaataaattcttatttacaatgacggcctaggaacagtgggttaactgccttgttcaggggcagagcgacagatttttaccttgtcagctcagggattcgatctagcaacctcgCGGTtactggctctaaccactaggctacctgccactccatgcatgcatgtatgtaacaaaaaaatatctaaaaataacttcagcaGACACGAATTCACCTCTGCACATTTGTCTTCAACATTGAAACCGTTATTGTCAAATTATTGTGTATGCaggaattattttttaaatatatttctcAACAATCTCGATTTTGAAGCTGTAACTTCCTGCACCACAAACagcatggtagtgtgtgtgttaaccctcttctgaagactgtgtgtgtgtgtctctacagtGCTTCATGAACTCCATCCTGCAGTGTCTCAGTAACACACACAACCTCCGGGACTACTGTCTCCACAACTCCCACCGACGCGACCTTAACAAAAACAGCCGCACCAACACCGGAGCGctcatggagggtgagacagCTAGCCTAAGTCCCCTGCAGTCAATGAATGCTGAACATAGTATTTACCAGCCAGTCCCCCATTTGACAATGTCTGCCCTTATTTCGAGGGAATCTGATCTATCTTCCTGGTTGTGCTTCTAGAATTTGCCAAGCTCCTCCAGACCATGTGGACGTCCTCGAGCAGCGAGGCGGTCGGGCCCTCAGAGTTCAAAACTCAGATCCAGAGATACGCCCCCCGATTCGTGGGATACAAGTATGTTGTTCCTCAACTAACTATTCACCAAGGCTACCtgtgaaatggcaccctattccctatatagtgcactacttttgacaacagcagagccctatgggccttagTGTAAAATGTGTGCActttatacagatgtaggatcttaatttgaaccagtatgctacagcaggaaaataattctgcagcaacaggtaatgtgaattattatgtggattattatTAACAGACATTTTTGtagaggttgatacatttttcgtaagggaaaatcaagtcagaaatttcaaagtggaaatgacaaacttcagaagtGTTTTTAAACTTCAAATACACTGCAAGTTTGACATTTcctaagatcctacatctgtagggaataggttgccatagaGGCACTCGAAATCGAATACCTTTGTATCAGTAATGGTATTGTAGATGATTTTCCAATGCGTAAAAAAATGACTCATatgttttgtctgtctgtgtccctccctccagccaacaGGATGCCCAGGAGTTCCTGCGCTTCCTGCTGGACGGGCTGCACAACGAGGTAAACCGGGTCACGGTGCGGCCGCGGGGCAGCTCGGAGGACTTTGACCACTTGCCGTGAGTgtctcctgctctttctctctccatgaaCTACCGTGGGACTATGGTCAAGAGAATGTTAACTGGGAGAGTAGGGCACGGCCAGGGCTGCAGCATGTCCCATATTATTAGTACGCATCAGTCGGTGTGGAGGCGTGACGCCTCGTGGATTTACTAGAGGGGAGGCGTGGGAGCAGTGAGCATGAATACTGACACACCCTCTCCTGTCCGGTCGTCCCTCCCACAGTGACCGAGAGAAAGGGGATAGAATGTGGAGCAAGtacctggagagagaggacagcaaaGTAGTGGGTAAGGGCACGCATCAACACCCACAGGGGTTGAGTAACACACCCACAGGGGTTGAGTAACACACCCACAGGGGTTGAGTAACACACCCACAGGGGTTGAGTAACACACCCACAGGGGTTGAGTAACACTGTGTGCTGTTAATAAATTGTGTTTCCATGTGTAGTCTGTTGATTGATGTAGTGCGTGTGTgcgcaggttggcatttattgtcatgaatctttcCCTGggggcagctctgcagagtggtcactagctggcactgCCACAAAGTCAAATAAATCCGTTTTTTTAACCTTAATCTTAACCACATTGCTAaccttaatgcctaaccttaaatgaagaccaaaaagcaacTTTTTGTTATCATACATTTTTACGATATAACTaggcaattttgactttgcagctggcccatctagaggaaattgctcagttttgcctccagggcaagattcatgacaagaAACATCAATCTGccgtgtctgagtgtgtgtgtgtctgagtgtgtgtgtgtc comes from Salvelinus alpinus chromosome 21, SLU_Salpinus.1, whole genome shotgun sequence and encodes:
- the LOC139547799 gene encoding ubiquitin carboxyl-terminal hydrolase 2-like isoform X4; this translates as MPSMRQSYTVTVPEEPPASVFPFLKQEMRRKSSSMSGSVLVSTFVGLLINQAKNSKSAQGLVGLRNLGNTCFMNSILQCLSNTHNLRDYCLHNSHRRDLNKNSRTNTGALMEEFAKLLQTMWTSSSSEAVGPSEFKTQIQRYAPRFVGYNQQDAQEFLRFLLDGLHNEVNRVTVRPRGSSEDFDHLPDREKGDRMWSKYLEREDSKVVDLFVGQLKSSLTCSTCGYCSTVFDPFWDLSLPIAKGYGEVSLMDCVSLFTKEDVLDGDEKPTCYRCKARRRCTKKFTVQKFPKILVLHLKRFSEARRTSKLSTFVNFPMEKLDLREFASENSINAVYNLYAVSNHSGTTMGGHYTAYCRNPTSGEWYTFNDSRVSPMSSSQVRSSDAYVLFYELASSSRM
- the LOC139547799 gene encoding ubiquitin carboxyl-terminal hydrolase 2-like isoform X3; this translates as MPSMRQSYTVTVPEEPPASVFPFLKQEMRRKSSSMSGSVLVSTFVGLLINQAKNSKSAQGLVGLRNLGNTCFMNSILQCLSNTHNLRDYCLHNSHRRDLNKNSRTNTGALMEEFAKLLQTMWTSSSSEAVGPSEFKTQIQRYAPRFVGYNQQDAQEFLRFLLDGLHNEVNRVTVRPRGSSEDFDHLPDREKGDRMWSKYLEREDSKVVDLFVGQLKSSLTCSTCGYCSTVFDPFWDLSLPIAKKGYGEVSLMDCVSLFTKEDVLDGDEKPTCYRCKARRRCTKKFTVQKFPKILVLHLKRFSEARRTSKLSTFVNFPMEKLDLREFASENSINAVYNLYAVSNHSGTTMGGHYTAYCRNPTSGEWYTFNDSRVSPMSSSQVRSSDAYVLFYELASSSRM